In Ignavibacteriales bacterium, a single window of DNA contains:
- a CDS encoding helix-turn-helix domain-containing protein — protein sequence MIKVRSRNRLPYERRSTTDNSQPTQAPDTPEAAAFLRISRASLYRLVETRQIPFYHVGRGLRFSEEDLQTYLFHNRTGPILN from the coding sequence ATGATAAAAGTAAGATCAAGAAATAGATTGCCTTATGAAAGACGCTCAACAACAGACAACTCACAACCTACCCAAGCTCCTGACACCCCTGAAGCAGCTGCTTTTCTTCGCATCTCACGGGCAAGCCTGTATCGCCTCGTTGAGACGAGACAAATACCCTTCTACCACGTTGGCAGAGGGCTCCGCTTCTCTGAAGAGGATCTTCAAACATACCTTTTCCACAATCGGACTGGCCCAATATTGAACTAG
- a CDS encoding site-specific integrase, producing the protein MSTRKIRNAWWVDFRVEGIRYRKKSPENSQVGARAFELTLRQRLSRGESIMVTKKEQHLPTFKEFSEQWYTTYVQTNNKASEQKSKRVMLNAHLIPFFGREKIDEITTLQVERYKAEKLKTGLSPKTINNHLIVLRTSLRCAEDWIGIQHRPNIKPLTVPPQKFDFFSLGESEMFLNRIKDPFWHTMVLVALRTGLRLGELVGLQWGDINFEQRLLTVRRAAFRKIVSSPKNNRVRHIPLTPSVCQSLFALGPSEGYVFRRRTAGPMDHKTPQYAIHNWCRRAGMRKIGWHTLRHTFASHLAMKGVSMRAIQELLGHSDIHTTMRYAHLTPSTLRDAVAVLEPITKSSEKLFGHSVGNTQKVDNKKELCVALFDGSGGGTRTAR; encoded by the coding sequence ATGAGTACACGCAAAATTCGGAATGCCTGGTGGGTTGACTTCAGGGTTGAAGGCATCCGTTATCGAAAAAAAAGCCCCGAAAACTCTCAAGTGGGTGCGAGAGCATTCGAACTTACTTTACGTCAGAGATTATCCCGTGGGGAATCTATAATGGTGACAAAGAAAGAACAACACCTTCCAACATTCAAGGAGTTTTCAGAACAATGGTATACCACCTATGTTCAAACTAACAATAAAGCTTCAGAGCAGAAATCTAAACGTGTAATGTTAAATGCTCATCTTATTCCATTCTTTGGTCGTGAAAAAATTGATGAAATTACAACTTTGCAGGTGGAAAGATACAAAGCGGAAAAACTCAAGACTGGTCTCTCACCTAAGACGATCAATAACCATTTAATCGTACTTAGAACATCGCTACGCTGTGCTGAAGATTGGATAGGTATTCAACATCGCCCAAATATCAAGCCTCTAACTGTTCCTCCTCAAAAATTTGACTTCTTCAGCCTCGGTGAAAGTGAGATGTTTCTGAATCGCATAAAGGATCCGTTTTGGCACACCATGGTACTTGTTGCTCTGAGGACAGGTTTGAGACTCGGTGAACTTGTGGGTCTCCAGTGGGGTGATATAAACTTTGAGCAACGATTGCTCACAGTACGACGAGCTGCTTTCCGCAAGATAGTGAGCTCGCCAAAAAACAACCGTGTGCGGCATATTCCACTTACACCGAGTGTATGTCAATCGTTATTTGCTTTGGGTCCAAGTGAAGGTTATGTATTTCGGCGACGGACAGCGGGTCCTATGGATCATAAAACGCCGCAATATGCTATTCATAATTGGTGTCGACGAGCAGGAATGAGAAAAATAGGTTGGCACACTTTGAGGCACACATTCGCGTCTCATCTTGCCATGAAAGGAGTTTCAATGAGGGCTATTCAAGAACTCCTTGGACATTCAGATATACATACTACGATGCGGTACGCACACCTTACACCATCAACTCTGCGTGATGCGGTCGCGGTTCTCGAACCCATCACAAAGTCCTCGGAAAAACTTTTTGGGCACTCGGTGGGCAACACTCAAAAAGTGGATAATAAAAAAGAGCTATGTGTAGCTCTTTTCGATGGCTCCGGGGGTGGGACTCGAACCGCAAGATAA
- a CDS encoding helix-turn-helix domain-containing protein produces MTDSHIAASSIPTLLTPKEAAVLLRISKASLYRLVDSRVVPFHRVGRGLRFADEDIKAYLASSRVESVRR; encoded by the coding sequence ATGACTGATTCACACATCGCTGCATCTTCAATTCCAACTCTTCTCACGCCAAAAGAAGCTGCTGTTCTGCTGCGCATCTCAAAGGCAAGCCTTTATCGTTTGGTCGATAGTCGAGTTGTACCATTCCATAGAGTTGGTCGTGGTCTCCGGTTTGCCGATGAAGATATTAAGGCATACCTTGCAAGTAGCCGTGTTGAATCAGTCCGAAGATAA
- a CDS encoding helix-turn-helix transcriptional regulator produces MEYKQYKKIPNKLRMCRIASGLKPEIVAEILGFKHSSKISSWETGTSIPTLVNAFKLAGLYKVYVEELFFDLMHETRKEITAKANEVYSRRGI; encoded by the coding sequence ATGGAATACAAACAATACAAAAAGATCCCAAACAAACTAAGAATGTGTCGTATTGCCTCTGGGCTAAAGCCAGAAATTGTAGCCGAGATATTGGGCTTTAAGCACAGTTCAAAAATCTCCTCTTGGGAGACTGGCACATCTATACCCACGCTCGTCAATGCCTTCAAACTTGCTGGTTTGTATAAGGTGTACGTGGAAGAACTCTTTTTTGATCTCATGCATGAAACCAGGAAAGAGATCACAGCGAAAGCTAATGAGGTATATTCTAGGCGGGGAATCTAA
- a CDS encoding type IV secretion system DNA-binding domain-containing protein produces the protein MDSVAEQLTEQFYLWEHRGRGWQVWDAPCEIEPPFEPFRLYSPRVRQIDDGRKHTLLSGLIERVRDGFNSTTREQEAPSEQYEDSFITPEPFFDDSEIFEISIALPPDEKVTADQTEQFLVALSLCRSPISFEILGTREKIIYQFTCRQGDQPTIEGALRGYFPGAVLESHQAKFFDQVDANYSLVVDFGLSEEFMRPLRTSISLDHDILISLVAALETLQEGEVGMLQVLFHSTRFPWTESILRSVSDGRGGCFFADAPDMLQLAREKTKHPLFAAVIRVVGISNERERLWNITRGLASGLLQLSDPLSNELIPLTNEFYDPEVHIVDVVKRISHRSGMLLNSRELAAIVHPPSGSIRSTKLLRYFTNTRPVPSTAQGHSHVLGENLHKGKTAKVSLETRQRLNHMHIIGATGTGKSTLLHNLIVQDIEQGYGLAVIDPHGDLIERVIACVPGRRFKDVVLFDPSDAENPIGINILSAKGEAEKNVAASDLVAAFKRMSTSWGDQMTVVLGNAIQAFLESNRGGTLLDLRKFLLEDDFRKEFLRIVTDEEIRYFWEKQHHILRGNTLGSILTRLDTFLRPKIIRKVVAPKVELHFDEILDCQKILLVKLAQGLMGEENSTLLGTLVVSKLHQGAMARQSQKASDRTPFFLYIDEFQNFITPSLAGVLSGTRKYGVGLILAHQELRQIFNQDTGVANSVISNPGTRICFRLGDFDAQKLQEGFAHFTSQDLQNLGLGEAITRVDKSDYDFNLKIFPPRTVNPETGKSRRKRIIEQSHEGYKRATSKEDQEIETETIETPIVEQVPLQARVERREIKKVTKPIEQETQSEPVQPIITPEPVEDKTQSQHRYLQALIKRMAEDRGFHAIIEEPTPNGLGRIDVGLEQNGKKIACEVSVTTDDQQEFHNIEKCLSAGYDKIIVCAPDRKKLDKIKTYTTKKLSSGDQEKILFFEPEALFVYLEGQVAQQAIKEERVKGYRVKVEYQSMSESERSKKRESVAQVVLQSIQRLKGKQ, from the coding sequence GTGGATTCTGTAGCTGAACAATTGACCGAACAGTTCTACTTATGGGAACACCGCGGTCGAGGATGGCAGGTGTGGGACGCTCCTTGCGAGATCGAACCACCATTTGAACCGTTTCGGCTATATTCTCCCCGAGTTCGTCAGATCGATGACGGACGCAAACATACTTTACTAAGCGGTCTCATCGAACGCGTCCGCGACGGCTTCAATTCTACTACTCGTGAACAAGAGGCACCAAGTGAACAGTATGAGGATTCATTCATTACCCCCGAACCGTTTTTCGATGACTCTGAAATATTTGAAATAAGTATTGCTCTTCCTCCAGATGAAAAGGTAACAGCGGACCAAACAGAACAGTTTTTAGTGGCACTCTCGTTGTGTCGATCACCGATTAGCTTCGAGATTCTCGGAACAAGAGAAAAGATTATATATCAATTTACATGCCGGCAAGGAGACCAACCCACTATTGAAGGGGCTTTGAGAGGATATTTTCCTGGTGCTGTGCTTGAAAGTCACCAAGCAAAATTTTTCGATCAGGTAGACGCAAACTACTCACTGGTGGTCGATTTCGGTCTATCCGAAGAGTTCATGCGCCCACTTAGGACTTCCATCTCTCTTGACCATGATATTCTTATAAGCCTTGTAGCGGCTTTAGAAACCCTCCAAGAAGGCGAAGTCGGTATGTTACAGGTGTTATTCCATTCAACCCGTTTTCCATGGACTGAGAGTATTTTACGGTCAGTTTCCGATGGCCGTGGTGGTTGCTTTTTCGCCGATGCACCGGACATGCTTCAACTCGCACGAGAAAAAACCAAGCATCCTCTCTTCGCAGCTGTCATCAGAGTAGTTGGAATTAGTAATGAGCGTGAACGTTTATGGAACATAACCCGGGGACTTGCTAGTGGATTATTACAGCTATCAGATCCGCTCAGTAATGAACTCATTCCACTCACAAATGAATTTTATGATCCAGAAGTACACATTGTAGATGTTGTAAAGCGTATAAGTCATCGGAGTGGGATGCTCTTGAATAGTCGAGAGCTAGCGGCCATTGTTCATCCACCATCGGGTTCGATCCGTTCTACAAAACTCCTCCGGTACTTCACAAATACCCGACCTGTTCCCTCGACTGCTCAAGGCCATAGCCATGTGCTCGGTGAAAACCTCCACAAAGGAAAGACTGCCAAGGTTTCACTTGAAACACGACAACGTCTTAATCATATGCACATTATTGGTGCTACTGGAACTGGGAAATCTACTTTGCTTCACAATCTTATCGTCCAAGACATCGAGCAGGGTTATGGACTAGCTGTAATAGATCCACATGGTGATTTGATTGAACGGGTAATTGCTTGCGTACCGGGAAGGAGATTCAAAGATGTTGTACTCTTTGATCCTTCCGATGCCGAGAATCCCATTGGCATAAATATTCTTTCGGCCAAAGGAGAAGCGGAAAAAAACGTTGCCGCTTCCGATCTCGTCGCAGCTTTCAAGAGAATGTCGACGAGTTGGGGCGATCAAATGACTGTTGTACTTGGAAATGCGATTCAAGCTTTTCTTGAAAGCAATCGCGGTGGCACACTATTAGATTTACGGAAGTTCCTTCTTGAGGACGATTTTCGAAAAGAGTTTCTCAGAATTGTCACTGATGAGGAGATACGTTACTTCTGGGAAAAACAACACCATATTCTCAGGGGTAATACATTAGGTTCCATCCTAACAAGGTTGGATACTTTCCTGCGTCCAAAAATCATTCGGAAAGTAGTCGCTCCGAAAGTCGAACTCCATTTTGACGAAATTCTTGATTGCCAGAAAATACTCCTCGTGAAGCTCGCCCAGGGATTGATGGGCGAAGAAAATTCCACACTCCTAGGAACTTTGGTTGTCTCAAAGCTCCATCAGGGAGCTATGGCAAGGCAGTCACAAAAAGCTAGTGATAGAACACCGTTCTTTTTGTACATCGACGAATTCCAGAACTTTATCACTCCTTCTCTCGCCGGAGTATTAAGTGGTACCCGCAAATATGGTGTCGGGCTCATTCTCGCTCACCAGGAATTGCGTCAAATATTCAATCAAGATACCGGTGTGGCTAACTCCGTCATCTCTAACCCAGGAACAAGGATCTGTTTTCGGTTAGGAGATTTCGATGCACAGAAGCTGCAAGAAGGTTTTGCTCACTTTACATCACAAGACCTTCAAAACTTGGGGCTTGGTGAAGCAATCACCCGAGTCGATAAATCAGACTATGATTTTAACTTAAAAATCTTTCCACCACGAACCGTAAATCCTGAGACTGGAAAATCAAGACGTAAGAGAATTATTGAACAATCTCACGAAGGATATAAGCGTGCTACGTCCAAAGAAGATCAAGAGATTGAGACAGAAACAATTGAAACTCCAATTGTAGAGCAAGTTCCTTTACAAGCGCGTGTTGAAAGAAGAGAGATTAAAAAAGTAACAAAACCAATTGAACAAGAAACACAATCGGAACCCGTACAACCTATCATTACCCCTGAGCCCGTTGAGGATAAGACACAATCTCAGCACAGGTATTTACAAGCTCTCATAAAACGAATGGCTGAAGATCGAGGATTCCATGCGATCATTGAAGAGCCTACCCCAAACGGATTGGGTAGGATCGATGTTGGACTTGAACAAAATGGCAAAAAAATAGCCTGTGAAGTTTCGGTCACGACAGATGATCAACAGGAATTTCACAATATCGAGAAATGTCTCTCGGCTGGTTACGACAAAATCATTGTTTGCGCTCCTGACCGAAAAAAATTGGACAAGATCAAAACCTACACCACAAAGAAACTAAGTAGTGGCGATCAGGAGAAGATATTGTTCTTTGAGCCAGAAGCCCTTTTCGTTTATCTTGAGGGGCAGGTTGCACAACAGGCTATTAAAGAAGAGCGCGTGAAAGGGTATAGAGTGAAGGTGGAATATCAATCGATGAGTGAATCTGAACGAAGTAAAAAGCGCGAATCGGTAGCACAGGTTGTTTTACAGTCGATACAACGTCTAAAAGGAAAACAGTGA
- a CDS encoding MBL fold metallo-hydrolase: MATKITLLGSRGWMPIDDRQTMCILVQINDKDFLLDCGTGISRFRSPQVKQLLKSQTLNILFSHYHLDHIMGLTYLTGLFKKGERKIRLVGPSNKILDYGLGYACDLITQPPIFGTPLKKFDLDIELLEYDSYSIVVDDIKISFLKQPHKGGSLAIRLADQVCYMTDTGITDQAASFAYGTKCLLHESWLVDRNVLSDYHATISRAISIAQDANIRQLIPIHFSQTVTEREIQNTSAYSTSQLQVLPLIEGITYTLD, translated from the coding sequence ATGGCTACGAAAATAACACTTCTCGGATCACGTGGTTGGATGCCAATCGATGACAGACAAACCATGTGTATCTTGGTTCAAATTAATGACAAAGATTTTCTACTAGACTGCGGAACTGGAATCTCCAGATTCAGATCACCGCAGGTCAAGCAACTGCTGAAATCACAAACTCTTAACATACTGTTTTCGCACTACCATCTTGATCATATCATGGGATTGACTTACTTAACTGGTTTATTTAAGAAAGGAGAACGAAAAATTCGTCTCGTAGGTCCCAGCAATAAAATATTAGATTATGGATTGGGTTATGCGTGTGATCTCATTACCCAACCTCCGATATTTGGTACCCCGCTCAAGAAATTTGATCTTGACATTGAGTTACTAGAATATGATTCATATTCTATTGTGGTTGATGACATCAAGATTTCTTTTCTTAAACAACCTCACAAAGGTGGATCGCTCGCAATTAGATTGGCTGACCAAGTTTGCTATATGACAGATACAGGCATCACTGACCAAGCTGCAAGTTTCGCATATGGGACAAAATGTCTCCTCCACGAATCATGGCTTGTCGATAGAAATGTTCTTTCCGACTATCATGCAACGATATCCCGAGCTATTTCTATCGCCCAAGACGCGAATATTAGACAACTAATTCCTATTCATTTTAGTCAAACCGTTACAGAACGTGAAATACAAAATACGTCAGCATACTCAACATCTCAACTTCAAGTACTTCCTTTAATCGAAGGAATCACCTATACACTGGATTAA
- a CDS encoding deoxynucleoside kinase: protein MKTGQSKQIHLVSIMGCHGVGKSTVAKALSIKLGFSLLPKTKSNPFSKSAILSFIHYIVERKRQHDLISKYSNGVVTDRYGFLDTSIYVDVLLKMGYCNEREQELFARIVNNLEPVWITPTYLIILTCSSNLILQRLERRRKSSSRHFNPFDKDYVHNINEAFAKFGQHGIPPRFLAPRLTEKIHGVKRLMIDTSELSISQTLDLLEKELYNAT from the coding sequence ATGAAAACAGGCCAATCCAAACAAATCCATCTAGTATCTATAATGGGATGTCATGGGGTTGGGAAATCCACGGTTGCCAAAGCCTTGTCAATCAAGTTAGGATTTTCATTACTCCCAAAGACAAAATCTAATCCCTTTTCCAAATCTGCTATTCTTAGTTTTATTCACTACATTGTTGAGCGAAAGAGACAACACGATTTAATATCAAAATACTCCAATGGTGTAGTGACTGATCGATACGGATTTCTTGATACGTCAATTTATGTAGATGTTCTATTGAAGATGGGGTACTGTAACGAAAGAGAACAAGAGCTCTTTGCACGAATTGTTAACAACCTTGAGCCCGTTTGGATTACTCCAACGTATCTCATTATTCTCACATGTTCCAGTAATTTGATTTTACAACGACTTGAAAGACGCAGAAAATCAAGCAGCCGGCATTTTAATCCGTTTGACAAAGATTATGTCCACAATATAAATGAGGCATTTGCCAAATTCGGACAGCATGGAATTCCACCTAGGTTTTTGGCTCCAAGACTTACAGAAAAAATTCACGGAGTAAAAAGACTGATGATTGATACATCTGAACTCTCAATATCGCAGACACTTGACCTCTTGGAGAAGGAATTATATAATGCTACTTAA